A part of Rhopalosiphum maidis isolate BTI-1 chromosome 3, ASM367621v3, whole genome shotgun sequence genomic DNA contains:
- the LOC113556090 gene encoding N-terminal kinase-like protein, with amino-acid sequence MWTIFSRDSSKDFPYEISESPSYGFNEKSLWKLNKGKKKNTAQEVSIFEFLINDDIPGSETRSALAKSAVKHLKTLKHPNILSFLESSEVKSIIYLSTEYVEPLQSFISSQNNLNTDIMKQYIAWGISNIIEGLKFLNFEAKLCHNKVNIWSVFVNKAGQWKLGELEYMNSVENSPPSYVSDLYRAPGHRQSPFSIDIWGLGVLIWEVFNGPLSNQSALKMSKKIPKEILTIYPKLIAVDPMNRPSYDIVISMLREQGYFGNDLEKTMTSLSQYHILDDFQRAAFLEKLPSLLETFPKNIALYNVLPSLLEMFNYVKEQKVIFRSMIKLSAMLDDHEFEEKIVPCIVKLFESNDRATRLLLLSTIELYASRLKADLLNTNIFPLLVSGLADANPTIRELTVRSMVYISSKLNYNNLNVELMRHFARLQMKDDQGSIRTNTTVCLGKIAQHLDPKNRSKILSSAFSRALKDPFQPSRIAGVSAFSATQQYYPLIEVSTRVLPALCQVTLDPEKGVRDIAFQTIKGFLGKLENVSEDERLKEKMEEEVTNTTNPAIPGWAGWAVTTVTSKFYSSKIPQKDDKSIELSKSNSNNINLNNSEQMYSNLPKDNTVKNEYKEKQIDNINTIQNSLNHKNSMEDSTSPNDWDDNSGWNVGDDWESIGDDTSNSVKNKSDFGWEDQEPILLEDPDEVAKKAEAELIKEEMRKKREERKQERIRQLESKRNNKQSLKLGGKRL; translated from the exons AACACAGCACAAGAAGTTtccatttttgaatttttaatcaatgatGACATTCCAGGAAGTGAAACCCGTTCAGCACTTGCTAAATCAGCTGTAAAACATTTGAAGACTTTAAAACATCCAAATATTCTTAGTTTTTTGGAAAGCTctgaa gttaaaagtataatatatttatctactgAATATGTTGAGCCACTTCAATCATTTATATCATCTCAAAACAACCTTAATACAGATATTATGAAACAGTACATTGCTTGGGGAATATCCAATATAATA gaaggattaaaatttttaaactttgaagCAAAACTCTGCCATAATAAAGTCAATATTTGGTCAGTATTCGTAAATAAAGCCGGCCAATGGAAATTAGGCGAATTAGAATATATGAATTCCGTTGAAAATTCTCCACCATCTTATGTTAGTGATTTATATCGTGCACCTGGACATCGACAATCACCGtt ttcAATTGATATTTGGGGTCTTGGTGTACTAATATGGGAAGTATTCAATGGCCCATTAAGTAATCAATCAGccttaaaaatgtcaaaaaag atTCCTAAAGAGATTTTGACAATATATCCAAAGTTGATAGCTGTAGATCCTATGAACCGTCCATCATATGATATTGTGATTTCTATGTTACGAGAACAAGGATATTTTGGTAATGATTTGGAAAAAACCATGACATCATTGAGCCAATACCATATATTAGATGATTTTCAACGAGCAGCATTTCTTGAAAAATTGCCTAGCTTACTGGAAACATTTCCCAAAAATATAGCCCTCTACAATGTGTTGCCTAGTCTTcttgaaatgtttaattatgttaaagaacaaaaagttatatttcgTTCAATGATAAAG tTAAGTGCCATGTTAGATGATCATGAGTTTGAGGAAAAAATAGTACCTTGTATTGTTAAACTATTTGAGTCCAACGATCGAGCTAccagattattattacttagtaCAATTGAACTATATGCaa gcCGATTAAAAGCCGatttattgaatacaaatatattcccACTATTAGTCAGTGGTCTAGCTGATGCTAATCCAACTATAAGAGAATTAACTGTTCGA AGTATGGTTTATATCAGctcaaaattgaattataataatttaaatgtggaGTTAATGCGACATTTTGCTCGCTTACAAATGAAAGATGATCAG GGTAGTATAAGGACCAACACCACTGTGTGCTTAGGTAAAATAGCTCAACATTTAGACCCAAAAAATAGGAGTAAAATACTGTCCTCAGCGTTTAGTCGTGCACTCAAAGATCCATTTCAACCATCAAGAATAGCAG gTGTTTCAGCATTTTCAGCTACTCAACAGTATTATCCTTTGATTGAAGTATCGACCAGAGTATTGCCAGCATTATGTCAAGTAACTCTTGACCCTGAAAAAGGAGTACGAGATATTGCCTTTCAAACAATCAAAGGATTTTTAGGAAAGCTCGAAAATGTATCAGAGGATGAaagattaaaagaaaaaatgg aagAAGAAGTCACTAATACTACGAATCCAGCCATACCCGGATGGGCAGGATGGGCTGTTACTACGGTGACTTCCAAATTTTATTCATCCAAAATTCCTCAAAAAGATGATAAATCAATTGAACTATCAAAga GTAActcaaacaatataaatttaaacaacagTGAACAGATGTACAGCAATTTACCGAAAGACAATACTGTGAAAAATGAGTACAAAGAGaaacaaatagataatataaataccatacag AACTCgctaaatcacaaaaattccATGGAAGATTCTACATCGCCCAATGATTGGGATGATAATTCTGGATGGAATGTTGGAGATGATTGGGAGAGTATTGGTGATGACACTTcg aattccgtaaaaaataaatctgatTTTGGTTGGGAAGATCAAGAGCCTATTTTATTGGAGGATCCTGATGAAGTTGCCAAAA AAGCAGAAGCTGAGTTGATAAAAGAAGAAATGCGTAAAAAACGTGAAGAAAGAAAACAAGAACGTATAAGACAATTAGAATCAAAACGTAACAACaaacaatcattaaaattaggtGGTAAAAGATTATAA